The following proteins are co-located in the Malus sylvestris chromosome 13, drMalSylv7.2, whole genome shotgun sequence genome:
- the LOC126595684 gene encoding DNA repair RAD52-like protein 2, chloroplastic: MALQTSSSSNALLSTSPPVPSGAASVRLRARMVGAGIWGRRKTGGGGRVCMIACRSSIGGHGGGKKGVPSSNYVVPLDKSFSYTNSSCITRPLAEILRDLNKRIPDNIIQTPPENPSSTFIPWYHANRMLSFYAPGWCGEIRDVIFSDNGSVTVVYRVTVRGSDGEAHRESTGTVTPSDGDVDPVAAAEQLAFVRACSRFGLGLYLYHED, encoded by the exons ATGGCTTTGCAGACCAGTAGCAGCAGCAATGCCCTGCTCTCGACATCTCCGCCGGTTCCTTCTGGGGCCGCTTCCGTTCGACTCCGAGCCCGAATGGTCGGAGCTGGAATCTGGGGTCGGAGGAAAACGGGAGGGGGGGGAAGGGTTTGTATGATCGCATGCAGGAGCAGCATCGGCGGCCATGGCGGCGGAAAGAAGGGAGTGCCCAGTTCGAATTATGTGGTGCCCCTAGACAAATCGTTTTCGTACACCAACTCTTCCTGCATCACTCGCCCTCTCGCTGAAATCCTCAGAGACCTCAATAAGAGAATCCCTGACAACATCATCCAGACGCCACCTGAAAATCCCTCCTCCACCTTCATCCCCTG GTACCATGCGAACCGGATGCTGAGCTTCTACGCTCCTG GATGGTGTGGAGAAATCCGTGATGTTATATTTTCTGACAATGGAAGTGTGACTGTGGTATACCGTGTCACTGTACGTGGATCTGATGGAGAG GCACATCGTGAATCAACTGGAACAGTAACACCCAGTGATGGGGACGTTGATCCAGTTGCTGCAGCTGAGCAACTTGCTTTCGTCAGAGCATGTTCTCGGTTTGGCCTTGGCCTGTATCTGTATCATGAAGACTAG